One window of the Kwoniella dejecticola CBS 10117 chromosome 3, complete sequence genome contains the following:
- a CDS encoding oxoglutarate dehydrogenase (succinyl-transferring), E1 component, which yields MLSPQAGKRLILARIRYGKVRAYHDDATFGYRVPTKYGLPDYTQAELSNRNANAPLLRYVESVRRHGHRAAQIDPLDLMDRDPVGALDPTRYGLKEDQSYPLQGILHTPPTVKPTTPPNTAAPERTETGEGSDVTMSLDKIRKHLIDVYVDKIGLEYMHCPEKDERLWFSHHVETEASSFPHPFESERKRHKWDLLMRSEELDKFLGKKFPNLKRYGCEGAESMLPALSTLFEVSARSGISSIVLSLPHRGRLSLLCDPDLLDYSPTALFSKIKGKPEFDPSEAPGATGDVISHLSATRNIPYGDKQIKVKVLQNPSHLEAVNPVALGVTRAKQMELLKSSPKECQLGDKALCVQLHGDAAFAGQGVVAESLGLSGLPHFGSGGTVHIIVNIGYTTPASLARSSVYSSDIAKMIGCPILHVNGDYPEAVARAVDIAFRYRQMFRKDVVIDLICYRRWGHNELDEPAYTQPKMYEKIRGRKSVPELYESRLIDQGILSAEQASQSRKSYTARLEEHFGLIDAYKADSDMLKGKWKDFVWPAGPQAKLYPETGISKSFLIDIAKASVILPDNFNIHSRLKRHISSRLKSLEGKVDFATAEAMAFGSLMKEGYDVRISGQDVGRGTFSQRHAMFVDQQTENCLIPLNENLGQDAGKLELANSSLSEMAVLGFEVGLSWSNPKLLPIWEAQFGDFMNGAQSMIDTFIVGAQAKWLKQSGLVMMLPHGYDGAGPEHSSCKVERFLQLSNDSRTTNTHGDINLTFVNPSTPAQLFHLLRRQMKRNYRRPLIIASPKGLLRSPLAASSLDDMTPSTTFQPIIEGPTSTSSPGSPKKVILCSGKHYYTLLEALNKSEDDEASSISMVRIEELSPFPYTELEGVLAKYKGQEIVWAQEEPSNQGAWFYVKPRLEDVLEKIDEQGKTVKYAGRGPGATTAVAVREWHKREVEEIIKAALA from the exons ATGCTGTCTCCACAGGCCGGGAAACGACTCATCCTCGCTAGAATTCGTTATGGCAAAGTGAGAGCATATCATGACGATGCTACCTTTGGGTACAGAGTACCTACTAAGTATGGATTGCCGGACT ATACGCAAGCGGAGCTGAGTaacag GAACGCGAATGCTCCTCTGCTGCGATATGTGGAATCTGTACGACGGCATGGGCATAGGGCAGCTCAAATCGATCCTTTGGATCTGATGGACAGAGA CCCTGTAGGAGCTCTCGATCCTACACGCTATGGTTTGAAAGAGGACCAGTCATACCCCTTACAAGGTATACTACATACTCCACCGACGGTCAAGCCAACCACTCCGCCAAACACCGCTGCTCCAGAACGGACTGAAACAGGAGAAGGCTCAGACGTAACGATGAGCCTGGACAAGATAAGGAAGCATCTTATAGACGTTTATGTAGATAAGATCGGCCTGGAGTATATGCATTGTCCCGAGAAGGACGAAAGACT GTGGTTTTCTCATCACGTGGAGACGGAGGCATCCTCATTCCCTCATCCGTTCGAGTCTGAGAGGAAAAGACATAAATGGGACCTTTTGATGAGAAGTGAAGAATTGGATAAATTTCTTGGCAAGAAATTCCCAAACCTCAAACGATACG GCTGTGAAGGCGCTGAGAGCATGTTACCTGCCCTCTCGACATTGTTCGAAGTATCAGCCAGATCCGGAATATCGTCGATCGTCTTGTCCCTTCCACACCGAGGTAGATTATCTTTACTCTGCGATCCCGATTTATTGGACTACTCGCCTACAGCACTGTTCTCAAAGATCAAGGGTAAACCAGAATTCGATCCTTCCGAGGCTCCGGGTGCCACTGGAGATGTGATCAGCCACCTTTCTGCAACTCGAAATATCCCATATGGAgacaagcagatcaaagtcaaggttCTACAGAATCCGAGTCATTTGGAAGCTGTCAACCCGGTGGCGCTCGGGGTCACCCGTGCGAAACAGATGGAACTGTTAAAGAGCTCTCCAAAGGAATGTCAGCTCGGCGATAAAGCTTTATGCGTCCAGCTGCATGGGGATGCGGCTTTTGCGGGCCAGGGTGTCGTGGCGGAGAGCCTCGGGTTAAGTGGATTGCCGCATTTTGGCAGTGGTGGAACTGTACATATCATCGTAAA TATCGGATACACAACCCCTGCTTCCTTGGCCAGATCTTCAGTCTACTCCTCGGATATAGCCAAAATGATCGGTTGTCCGATCTTACATGTCAATGGGGACTACCCAGAGGCAGTAGCCAGAGCTGTAGATATAGCTTTCAGATACAGACAGATGTTCAGGAAAGATGTCGTGATAGACTTGATCTGCTACAGGCGATGGGGACATAACGAGCTGGACGAACCCGCTTACACCCAAC CTAAGATGTACGAGAAAATTCGAGGTAGAAAGAGTGTTCCGGAGCTGTATGAATCCCGTCTTATA GACCAAGGCATCTTGTCTGCGGAACAGGCATCTCAAAGTCGGAAATCCTACACTGCCCGCTTGGAAGAGCACTTTGGCCTGATTGACGCGTACAAAGCCGATTCTGATATGCTGAAAGGAAAATGGAAAGACTTTGTCTGGCCTGCAGGGCCTCAAGCGAAACTTTACCCCGAAACCGGTATTTCGAAGAGTTTTCTGATAGATATCGCCAAAGCCAGTGTGATTTTACCGGACAATTTC AATATCCATTCGAGGCTGAAAAGACATATATCCTCCCGCCTGAAATCGCTTGAAGGAAAAGTCGATTTCGCCACGGCCGAAGCTATGGCTTTCGGGTCGCTTATGAAAGAGGGGTATGATGTGAGGATATCCGGCCAAGACGTAGGGCGCGGTACATTCTCTCAGAG ACATGCTATGTTTGTGGATCAGCAAACGGAGAATTGCTTGATACCTCTCAACGAAAATCTCGGTCAGGATGCTGGGAAACTGGAGCTTGCGAATA GTTCTTTGAGCGAGATGGCGGTTCTAGGCTTTGAGGTGGGACTATCCTGGTCGAACCCAAAATTGTTGCCTATCTGGGAAGCGCAGTTTGGAGACTTCATGAATGGCGCTCAGAGCATGATTGATACGTTCATTGTCGGTGCTCAAG CCAAATGGCTGAAACAGAGCGGTTTGGTCATGATGCTGCCTCACGGGTATGATGGGGCCGGGCCTGAGCATTCATCTTGTAAAGTCGAGCGATTCTTACAG CTATCCAACGATTCAAGGACTACCAATACGCACGGCGACATCAATCTTACTTTCGTCAATCCCTCGACTCCTGCTCAATTGTTTCACTTACTTCGAagacagatgaagaggaattacAGGAGACCACTTATAATTGCTTCGCCTAAAGGATTACTACGATCACCACTGGCAGCGTCCTCACTTGACGATATGACCCCTTCAACGACATTTCAACCTATCATAGAAGGCCCAACATCGACTTCGAGTCCGGGATCACCTAAGAAGGTCATACTTTGTTCGGGAAAACACTATTACACCTTGTTGGAAGCGCTCAATAAgtccgaggatgatgaagccTCTAGCATAAGTATGGTCCGTATAGAAGAACTCTCGCCGTTCCCTTACACCGAGCTTGAGGGTGTTCTTGCGAAGTATAAGGGCCAAGAGATTGTTTGGGCCCAGGAAGAGCCGTCTAATCAGGGAGCTTGGTTTTATGTCAAACCGCGCTTGGAAGATGTTTTGGAGAAGATAGATGAACAGGGGAAAACAGTCAAGTATGCAGGCCGAGGTCCGGGTGCGACTACGGCTGTAGCGGTGAGAGAATGGCATAAGCGCGAAGTCGAGGAGATTATCAAAGCTGCGTTGGCATGA